The following are from one region of the Actinoplanes sp. L3-i22 genome:
- a CDS encoding glycosyl hydrolase family 28-related protein, translating to MFAPPRWAALLATPLVTLGVAIGPAAAAAAHPSSVAIKPAATRAALDPALVAGRGATVAFAEQEAEHAVTTGAVLSPDRTAYSLAAEASGRSAVSLDPGEYVEFTLPKSANAITVRYSIPDAPNGGGITAPLSVGTPGGTRTMTLTSQYSWLYNQYPFSNDPQAGLLHPDWWITECACVPAATTPVPEVSKPFRPMHFYDEQRLALGRTYRAGEKIRLTARQVTTTIDLLDSELVGAPKVDLGAVNVLLFGADPTGRKDAAPAIEKAIAFARKIHRAVYLPPGTFQVNRHIVVDDVTIKGAGNWYTTVRGHEVALSTPAPDGSVHTGVGFYGKDGGSRNVHLADFAIEGDVRERIDTDQVNAIGGAMSDSTITGLHIQHTKVGLWYDGPMSNVQVSGNIIVDQIADGLNFHTGVTGSLVRDNFIRNTGDDGLAMWSEKTADSGNTFDRNTVQTPTLANGIAIYGGTDNTVSRNLVADPIREGSGIHVGSRFGAEPFAGHLMITDNTTVRAGTFELNWKIGLGAIWFYALDKSIDADIRVTGDHFLDNTYNAVMLVSDWPVKDLYSINGVHFQDIRVDGAGTSVVSARASGGATFENVDARNVGAVGVNNCGSFNFTPSGSEFTLSDLGDNGGGWLGPFVPNVITCDDRPAVVAPPAPSAW from the coding sequence ATGTTCGCTCCGCCCCGCTGGGCCGCTCTCCTGGCCACGCCGCTGGTCACCCTCGGTGTGGCGATCGGCCCGGCCGCCGCTGCCGCAGCACATCCGTCCTCAGTAGCCATCAAACCCGCGGCCACCCGGGCCGCTCTCGATCCGGCTCTGGTCGCCGGACGCGGCGCCACCGTCGCGTTCGCCGAGCAGGAGGCTGAGCACGCCGTCACCACCGGCGCCGTGCTCAGCCCCGACCGGACCGCATACTCGCTCGCCGCCGAAGCCTCCGGCCGCTCCGCCGTGTCCCTGGACCCGGGGGAGTACGTCGAGTTCACCCTGCCCAAGTCGGCCAACGCGATCACCGTGCGGTACTCGATCCCGGACGCCCCGAACGGCGGCGGGATCACCGCGCCGCTGTCCGTGGGCACCCCGGGCGGCACACGCACGATGACCCTGACCTCGCAGTACTCCTGGCTCTACAACCAGTACCCGTTCAGCAACGACCCGCAGGCCGGGCTGCTGCACCCGGACTGGTGGATCACCGAGTGCGCCTGCGTGCCGGCCGCCACCACTCCGGTCCCGGAGGTGAGCAAGCCGTTCCGGCCGATGCACTTCTACGACGAGCAGCGGCTGGCACTGGGCCGCACCTACCGGGCCGGGGAGAAGATCCGGCTCACCGCGCGCCAGGTCACCACCACGATCGACCTGCTCGACTCGGAGCTGGTCGGCGCGCCGAAGGTCGACCTCGGCGCGGTGAACGTGCTGCTCTTCGGGGCCGACCCGACCGGCCGGAAGGACGCCGCGCCGGCCATCGAGAAGGCCATCGCGTTCGCCAGGAAGATCCACCGCGCGGTCTACCTGCCGCCCGGCACGTTCCAGGTGAACCGGCACATCGTCGTCGACGACGTGACGATCAAGGGCGCCGGCAACTGGTACACCACGGTCCGGGGGCACGAGGTGGCGCTGTCCACGCCGGCGCCGGACGGATCGGTCCACACCGGTGTCGGTTTCTACGGCAAGGACGGCGGCAGCCGGAACGTGCACCTGGCCGACTTCGCCATCGAGGGTGACGTGCGCGAGCGCATCGACACCGACCAGGTGAACGCGATCGGCGGCGCGATGAGCGACTCGACGATCACCGGGCTGCACATCCAGCACACCAAGGTCGGCCTCTGGTACGACGGTCCGATGTCGAACGTCCAGGTCAGCGGCAACATCATCGTCGACCAGATCGCCGACGGGCTGAACTTCCACACCGGGGTCACCGGCTCGCTGGTGCGGGACAACTTCATCCGCAACACCGGTGACGACGGCCTGGCCATGTGGTCGGAGAAGACCGCGGACAGCGGCAACACGTTCGACCGCAACACGGTCCAGACGCCGACGCTGGCGAACGGGATCGCGATCTACGGCGGCACGGACAACACGGTCTCGCGGAACCTGGTCGCCGACCCGATCCGGGAGGGCAGCGGCATCCACGTCGGCTCGCGCTTCGGGGCCGAGCCGTTCGCCGGGCACCTCATGATCACCGACAACACCACGGTCCGGGCCGGGACCTTCGAGCTGAACTGGAAGATCGGTCTCGGCGCGATCTGGTTCTACGCGCTCGACAAGAGCATCGACGCGGACATCCGGGTGACCGGGGACCATTTCCTGGACAACACGTACAACGCGGTCATGCTGGTCTCGGACTGGCCGGTGAAGGACCTGTACTCGATCAACGGGGTGCACTTCCAGGACATCCGGGTCGACGGGGCCGGCACCAGCGTGGTCAGCGCCCGGGCGTCCGGCGGCGCCACGTTCGAGAACGTCGACGCCCGCAACGTCGGGGCGGTCGGGGTCAACAACTGCGGCTCGTTCAACTTCACGCCCAGCGGGTCTGAGTTCACCCTCAGTGATCTCGGTGACAATGGTGGCGGCTGGCTCGGCCCGTTCGTCCCGAACGTGATCACCTGCGACGACCGTCCCGCGGTCGTCGCCCCACCGGCGCCTTCTGCCTGGTGA
- a CDS encoding NAD-dependent epimerase/dehydratase family protein gives MSQTLLVTGGAGFVGTALIRSLLTEFPDATVVSLDNYFTGSAENHVHDPRVTYLEGSTTGIAKTWADSGLPAPALVFHLGEYSRIVQSFEDHDLTWDFNLLGTKEVVKFTAAAGARLIYAGSSSKFGNDGDDENLNPYAWTKAKNIEYIKNYSNWFGLDYAIAYFYNVYGAGQIASGKYATVIGIFERQYLAGEPLTVVSPGTQTRDFTHIDDIVRGLILVARGGAGDGYLLGTGREWPLAEVAKMFGADFTLIPALPGERVRGKADMTKAAGLGWTPQKQLDDYIAEFVAANPR, from the coding sequence TTGAGTCAAACCCTGCTGGTCACCGGCGGCGCCGGATTCGTCGGTACCGCCCTGATCCGGTCCCTGCTGACCGAGTTCCCCGACGCCACGGTCGTCTCGCTGGACAACTACTTCACCGGTTCGGCGGAGAACCACGTGCACGATCCCCGGGTGACCTACCTCGAGGGCTCGACCACCGGGATCGCCAAGACCTGGGCGGACAGCGGCCTCCCGGCCCCCGCGCTGGTCTTCCACCTGGGGGAGTACTCGCGGATCGTGCAGTCCTTCGAGGACCACGACCTGACCTGGGACTTCAACCTGCTCGGCACCAAGGAGGTGGTGAAGTTCACCGCCGCCGCGGGCGCCCGGCTGATCTACGCCGGCTCCAGCTCGAAGTTCGGCAACGACGGCGACGACGAGAACCTCAACCCGTACGCCTGGACCAAGGCGAAGAACATCGAGTACATCAAGAACTACTCGAACTGGTTCGGCCTGGACTACGCGATCGCGTACTTCTACAACGTCTACGGCGCCGGCCAGATCGCCAGCGGCAAGTACGCCACCGTGATCGGCATCTTCGAGCGGCAGTACCTGGCCGGCGAGCCACTGACCGTGGTCTCCCCGGGCACCCAGACCCGCGACTTCACCCACATCGACGACATCGTCCGCGGCCTGATCCTGGTCGCCCGCGGTGGCGCCGGCGACGGCTACCTGCTCGGCACCGGCCGGGAGTGGCCACTGGCCGAGGTCGCGAAGATGTTCGGCGCCGACTTCACGCTGATCCCGGCGCTGCCCGGGGAGCGCGTGCGCGGCAAGGCCGACATGACCAAGGCCGCCGGGCTCGGCTGGACGCCGCAGAAGCAGCTCGACGACTACATCGCCGAGTTCGTCGCCGCAAACCCGAGATAA
- a CDS encoding MFS transporter: MIPARIDRLSWSPFHTRMILALGTAWVLDGLEITIASAIGPVLKEQETLHLSSTAVGAIATVYLLGEVFGALFFGRLSDKLGRKNLFVVTLGVYLAGNALTALTWGNSAVALTFLYLTRFIAGAGIGGEYAAINSAIDEMMPAKYRGRVDIGVNGTYWGGAILGTLGTFVLLNHMSLNVGWRIGFLIGPVIGACIWNLRRHLPESPRWLIMHGREAEAEANIRQIEQAVESSGQTLAPVDESKAIEIRPTRSHGYLSLLRVLFKELPRRSVLGATLMITQSFLYNAIFFTYTLVLTNFYGVDEKSAPLYLIAFAAGNLIGPLTIGHLFDVIGRRKMIAGTYLLSAVLLAISAVLFNAGVLNAITQTIAWCIIFFFASAGASSAYLTVSEIFPLEIRAQAIAVFFAIAQCFGAIGPVFYGWLIGEGEDPGKLFIGYLIGAVVMAIGGVVEIFLGVDAEGKSLEDVATPLSAVTTRPRATG, from the coding sequence TTGATCCCCGCGCGTATCGACCGGCTCAGCTGGTCGCCGTTCCACACCCGCATGATCCTGGCGCTGGGCACCGCATGGGTGCTCGACGGCCTGGAGATCACCATCGCCAGCGCGATCGGCCCGGTGCTCAAGGAGCAGGAGACCCTGCATCTGAGCAGCACGGCGGTCGGCGCGATCGCGACCGTCTACCTGCTCGGCGAGGTGTTCGGCGCGCTGTTCTTCGGCCGGCTCTCCGACAAGCTGGGCCGCAAGAACCTGTTCGTCGTCACCCTCGGCGTCTACCTGGCCGGCAACGCGCTCACCGCGCTGACCTGGGGCAACAGTGCCGTGGCGCTCACCTTCCTGTACCTGACGAGATTCATCGCCGGAGCCGGTATCGGCGGCGAATACGCCGCGATCAACTCCGCGATCGACGAGATGATGCCGGCCAAGTACCGCGGCCGGGTCGACATCGGCGTGAACGGCACCTACTGGGGCGGCGCGATCCTCGGCACGCTCGGTACCTTCGTGCTGCTCAACCACATGAGCCTGAACGTGGGCTGGCGGATCGGCTTCCTGATCGGCCCGGTGATCGGCGCCTGCATCTGGAACCTGCGGCGGCACCTGCCGGAGAGTCCACGATGGCTGATCATGCACGGCCGGGAGGCCGAGGCCGAGGCGAACATCCGGCAGATCGAGCAGGCCGTGGAGTCGTCCGGGCAGACGCTCGCCCCGGTCGACGAGTCCAAGGCGATCGAGATCCGGCCGACTCGATCGCACGGCTACCTGTCGTTGCTGCGGGTGCTCTTCAAGGAGCTGCCCCGGCGGTCGGTCCTCGGCGCCACCCTGATGATCACGCAGTCGTTCCTGTACAACGCGATCTTCTTCACCTACACGCTGGTGCTGACGAACTTCTACGGGGTCGACGAGAAGAGCGCACCGCTCTATCTGATCGCGTTCGCGGCCGGGAACCTGATCGGGCCGCTGACCATCGGCCATCTCTTCGACGTGATCGGCCGGCGCAAGATGATCGCGGGCACGTACCTGCTCTCCGCGGTGCTGCTGGCGATCAGCGCGGTGCTGTTCAACGCCGGGGTGCTGAACGCGATCACCCAGACCATCGCCTGGTGCATCATCTTCTTCTTCGCGTCGGCGGGGGCCAGCTCGGCCTACCTGACGGTGAGCGAGATCTTCCCGCTGGAGATCCGGGCCCAGGCCATCGCGGTGTTCTTCGCGATCGCGCAGTGCTTCGGGGCGATCGGGCCGGTCTTCTACGGCTGGCTGATCGGCGAGGGCGAGGACCCGGGCAAGCTGTTCATCGGCTATCTGATCGGCGCCGTGGTGATGGCGATCGGCGGGGTGGTCGAGATCTTCCTGGGCGTCGACGCCGAGGGCAAGTCCCTGGAAGACGTCGCGACGCCGCTCTCCGCGGTCACCACCAGGCCGCGTGCCACCGGGTGA
- a CDS encoding Gfo/Idh/MocA family protein, translating to MDQIGIAVIGLGWMGRVHTQAYLRLPQHYPDLPVPKLIAVADDVPDRAARAAARFGFAAATTDWRALLDDPRIGAVSITAPNFLHREIGAAFAATGRHLWIEKPVGLSADDARAVAGDGRIAVGFNYRHAPAVQKARAILRYGGIGAITHARFAFLSDYASAPDGALTWRFQRARGGNGVLGDLGSHAVDLVRHLLGEIDAVVAADTAIFLPRRPAPSGATTGHERGAGPLREVENEDWFAALLRVGDARVTVEASRVATGEQNHYGFEIHGTSGMLSWDFRRMGELLVDGRPVFAGPGDGEFGAFQPGPANAMSFDDLKVIEAALFLRSIVEGVPHGATLTDAIRAAEVLSEIAGRAGPGSGTARSAR from the coding sequence ATGGATCAGATCGGGATCGCGGTGATCGGGCTCGGCTGGATGGGCCGGGTGCACACCCAGGCCTACCTGCGGCTGCCGCAGCACTATCCGGACCTGCCCGTCCCGAAGCTGATCGCGGTCGCCGACGACGTGCCGGACCGGGCGGCCCGGGCCGCCGCGCGGTTCGGGTTCGCCGCCGCGACCACCGACTGGCGGGCGCTGCTCGACGACCCGCGGATCGGCGCGGTCAGCATCACCGCGCCGAACTTCCTGCACCGCGAGATCGGTGCGGCGTTCGCGGCGACCGGCCGGCACCTCTGGATCGAGAAACCGGTCGGGCTGAGCGCCGACGATGCCCGGGCCGTGGCCGGCGACGGCCGGATCGCGGTCGGCTTCAACTACCGGCATGCGCCGGCGGTGCAAAAAGCCAGGGCGATTCTTCGGTACGGCGGGATCGGCGCAATCACGCACGCCCGGTTCGCGTTCCTCAGCGACTACGCGTCCGCCCCCGACGGTGCCCTGACCTGGCGGTTCCAGCGGGCCCGCGGCGGCAACGGGGTGCTCGGCGACCTCGGCTCGCACGCCGTCGACCTGGTCCGGCACCTGCTCGGCGAGATCGACGCGGTGGTCGCCGCAGACACCGCGATCTTCCTCCCGCGCCGGCCGGCCCCGAGCGGCGCGACCACCGGGCACGAGCGCGGCGCCGGGCCGCTGCGCGAGGTGGAGAACGAGGACTGGTTCGCGGCGCTGCTGCGGGTCGGCGACGCCCGGGTGACCGTGGAGGCGAGCCGGGTCGCGACCGGCGAGCAGAACCACTACGGCTTCGAGATCCACGGGACCTCGGGGATGCTGAGCTGGGACTTCCGCCGGATGGGGGAGTTGCTCGTGGACGGTCGCCCGGTCTTCGCCGGCCCGGGTGACGGGGAGTTCGGCGCGTTCCAGCCGGGGCCGGCCAACGCGATGAGCTTCGACGACCTGAAGGTGATCGAGGCGGCGCTGTTCCTCCGCTCGATCGTCGAGGGCGTCCCGCACGGCGCCACCCTGACCGACGCGATCCGCGCCGCCGAGGTACTGAGCGAAATAGCAGGTCGGGCCGGTCCGGGATCGGGAACGGCACGATCCGCGCGCTGA
- a CDS encoding DUF397 domain-containing protein yields the protein MSDRFDLAAAVWVRAGDSEDGYVEIARLPDGGAAMRSSRDPVTTLFFTKGEWDAFTGGVQDGEFDV from the coding sequence ATGAGTGACAGGTTCGACTTGGCGGCAGCGGTCTGGGTGCGGGCCGGAGACAGCGAGGACGGCTACGTGGAGATCGCGCGGCTGCCCGACGGCGGCGCGGCGATGCGGAGCTCGCGGGACCCGGTGACGACGCTCTTCTTCACCAAGGGGGAGTGGGACGCGTTCACCGGCGGCGTCCAGGACGGCGAGTTCGACGTCTGA
- a CDS encoding rhamnogalacturonan lyase B N-terminal domain-containing protein, translating to MTPNSHRPPTSRKRRKALAGGIASVAVLAGIGLLGGQPWANAASSITFDTGTGVSFVVNTTNGNMTSLKHNGTELTASGQAAGQFESGWSSATVTGQTFNSGSSILVSATNSSIGVTQYYFARKNDNTIYMATNITKALNPGEARFITRLKSSLLTTSPVAAKTAGTTTTVEGSDVFAFAGGQTASKFFSSQRLITQQPFGASGSGHGAYLIPGNNDMTSGGPFFRDIEVNDTGTAVNITHYMFSGHQQTEALRLGLHGPYALALTDGAAPTLHSMDFLSSYIPDLLSNAQRGGVSGTASGSFNGLGATVGLAGPNGQYWGQVKAGQFVIGHVKPGTYTATLYAGELAVGSTKTITVAAGATTALALTGSVPAAGTLFQLGTFDGTPAGFLNADKIETEHPSDTRMSAWTASGYSVASGAAKFPMAEFKSVNSPMALSFTLASVPAGGAKLRIATTSSFAGGRPAVTIGSYSSPSSASPAPANLDSRNVTRGTWRGINTTYTFTIPASALKTGTNTLSISTISGSSGTTFLSPNFIFDGLALDPA from the coding sequence ATGACCCCCAACTCGCACCGTCCCCCGACCTCACGGAAGCGACGCAAGGCCCTGGCCGGCGGCATCGCCTCGGTCGCGGTGCTGGCCGGCATCGGCCTGCTCGGCGGCCAGCCCTGGGCGAACGCCGCGTCCAGCATCACGTTCGACACCGGGACCGGCGTCTCCTTCGTGGTCAACACCACGAACGGCAACATGACGTCGCTGAAGCACAACGGCACCGAGCTGACCGCGTCCGGCCAGGCGGCCGGGCAGTTCGAGTCCGGCTGGTCGTCGGCGACGGTCACCGGCCAGACGTTCAACAGCGGCAGCTCGATCCTGGTCAGCGCCACGAACTCGTCGATCGGCGTGACGCAGTACTACTTCGCGCGCAAGAACGACAACACGATCTACATGGCCACGAACATCACCAAGGCGCTGAACCCCGGTGAGGCCCGGTTCATCACCCGGCTGAAGAGCTCGCTGCTGACCACGTCCCCGGTGGCCGCGAAGACCGCCGGCACCACGACGACGGTCGAGGGCTCGGACGTGTTCGCGTTCGCCGGCGGGCAGACCGCGTCGAAGTTCTTCAGCTCGCAGCGGCTGATCACGCAGCAGCCGTTCGGGGCGAGCGGAAGCGGGCACGGGGCGTACCTGATCCCGGGCAACAACGACATGACCTCGGGCGGCCCGTTCTTCCGGGACATCGAGGTCAACGACACCGGGACCGCGGTCAACATCACGCACTACATGTTCAGCGGGCACCAGCAGACCGAGGCGCTGCGGCTGGGGCTGCACGGGCCGTACGCGCTGGCCCTCACCGACGGGGCGGCGCCGACCCTGCACAGCATGGACTTCCTCAGCTCGTACATCCCGGACCTGCTCTCGAACGCCCAGCGCGGCGGCGTGAGCGGCACCGCGAGCGGCAGCTTCAACGGCCTGGGCGCGACCGTCGGCCTGGCCGGCCCGAACGGCCAGTACTGGGGCCAGGTGAAGGCCGGCCAGTTCGTGATCGGGCACGTCAAGCCGGGCACGTACACCGCCACGCTGTACGCCGGTGAGCTCGCCGTCGGCAGCACCAAGACGATCACCGTGGCCGCCGGCGCGACCACCGCGCTCGCGCTGACCGGCAGCGTCCCGGCCGCCGGCACGCTGTTCCAGCTCGGCACGTTCGACGGCACCCCGGCCGGCTTCCTGAACGCCGACAAGATCGAGACGGAGCACCCGTCGGACACCCGGATGTCGGCGTGGACGGCGAGCGGCTACAGCGTCGCGTCCGGCGCGGCGAAGTTCCCGATGGCCGAGTTCAAGTCGGTCAACTCGCCGATGGCGCTGAGCTTCACCCTCGCCTCGGTGCCGGCCGGCGGCGCCAAGCTGCGCATCGCCACCACGTCCAGCTTCGCCGGCGGCCGTCCCGCGGTCACCATCGGCAGCTACTCGTCGCCGTCCTCGGCCTCGCCGGCACCGGCCAACCTGGACTCCCGGAACGTCACCCGGGGTACGTGGCGGGGGATCAACACCACCTACACGTTCACGATCCCGGCGAGCGCGCTGAAGACCGGCACCAACACGCTGTCGATCTCGACGATCAGCGGCAGCAGCGGCACGACGTTCCTGAGCCCGAACTTCATCTTCGACGGCCTGGCCCTCGACCCGGCCTAG
- a CDS encoding DUF2218 domain-containing protein, with amino-acid sequence MTETATASVTTDNAPRYAKQLASHLGRRSEIKEVGADTVIVLTVGECRLHSTPEALELTATAASAGDLQTVTGVVGSHLERFGQRNELAVTWVF; translated from the coding sequence ATGACTGAGACCGCTACCGCCAGCGTCACGACCGACAACGCGCCCCGCTACGCCAAGCAGCTCGCCTCCCACCTGGGGCGACGCAGCGAGATCAAGGAGGTCGGCGCGGACACCGTCATCGTGCTCACCGTCGGCGAGTGCCGCCTGCACAGCACCCCCGAGGCTCTCGAACTGACCGCGACCGCGGCGAGCGCCGGCGACCTGCAGACCGTGACCGGGGTGGTCGGCTCGCACCTGGAGCGCTTCGGCCAGCGCAACGAGCTCGCCGTGACCTGGGTGTTCTGA
- a CDS encoding molybdopterin molybdotransferase MoeA gives MEQATMTAPARRPHGPGMPWVRAQATARDLAGPLPAERTTPDAAIGRILAAPLRAAVAVPAFDTAAMDGYAVRGPGPWQVTGRLLAGPGEPATMRPGTATEIGTGAVVPAGAAAILPYEHCTRAGDRVTGEIRGPHIRRAGEDLNPGDLLVDAGRPVTAATAAAAVQAGVEELCTHRPPAVALFVTGDEVITSGQPGPGQVRDSFTGLVTAVTARAGGRLAGSTRLPDRPEALVTALESADAEVIAVSGSSSAGAADHLHDVLAELGATWHVRGVACRPGHPQGLAELPDGRWVVSLPGNPYAGLVAALTLLEPLLSALAGRAPAPLASGPVTGATQLYADGVRLVPVSGTSIVPGARAGSLHTAAAADFLAALPATWRSGDPAPLLRIP, from the coding sequence ATGGAGCAGGCCACCATGACCGCACCGGCGCGCCGGCCGCACGGCCCCGGAATGCCGTGGGTGCGGGCCCAGGCCACCGCCCGCGACCTGGCCGGCCCGCTCCCCGCCGAGCGAACCACACCGGACGCCGCGATCGGCCGGATTCTGGCCGCGCCGCTGCGGGCCGCGGTCGCGGTGCCGGCGTTCGACACCGCGGCGATGGACGGGTACGCGGTCCGCGGCCCCGGCCCGTGGCAGGTCACCGGCCGTCTGCTGGCCGGCCCCGGCGAGCCCGCGACGATGCGGCCCGGCACCGCGACGGAGATCGGCACGGGCGCGGTCGTGCCGGCCGGCGCGGCGGCGATCCTGCCGTACGAGCACTGCACCCGCGCCGGCGACCGGGTGACCGGCGAGATCCGGGGTCCGCACATCCGCCGGGCCGGTGAGGACCTCAACCCGGGCGACCTGCTGGTCGACGCGGGCCGCCCGGTCACCGCGGCCACGGCGGCCGCGGCCGTCCAGGCCGGCGTCGAGGAGCTGTGCACCCATCGGCCGCCGGCGGTCGCGCTGTTCGTGACCGGCGACGAGGTGATCACCAGCGGACAGCCCGGCCCGGGTCAGGTGCGGGACAGCTTCACCGGGCTGGTCACCGCGGTCACCGCCCGGGCCGGCGGCCGGCTCGCCGGGAGCACCCGCCTGCCGGATCGGCCGGAGGCGCTGGTCACCGCGCTGGAGTCGGCCGACGCCGAGGTGATCGCGGTGAGCGGCTCGTCGTCCGCCGGGGCCGCCGATCACCTGCACGATGTCCTGGCCGAGTTGGGCGCGACGTGGCACGTGCGCGGGGTGGCGTGCCGGCCGGGACATCCACAGGGGCTGGCCGAGCTGCCGGACGGCCGCTGGGTGGTCAGCCTGCCCGGCAATCCCTATGCCGGGCTGGTCGCGGCGCTGACGCTGCTCGAGCCGCTGCTGTCGGCCCTGGCCGGGCGGGCGCCGGCACCACTGGCGAGCGGGCCGGTGACCGGGGCGACCCAGCTCTATGCCGACGGCGTACGCCTGGTGCCGGTGAGCGGAACCAGCATCGTGCCCGGCGCTCGCGCCGGCAGCCTGCACACCGCGGCGGCCGCGGATTTTCTCGCCGCCCTCCCCGCGACCTGGCGCTCCGGCGACCCCGCCCCGCTGCTCAGAATCCCCTGA
- a CDS encoding molybdopterin-binding protein yields MTVFQIGEAAGLLGVSPDTVRRWVDAGRLAASRDEHGHRVIDGVELAGFVRAQAADPDDRSDSSSARNRLRGIVTAVVKDTVMAQVDIQAGPFRVVSLMSREAVDELDLQVGSVAVAVIKSTTVVVERATLGRTS; encoded by the coding sequence ATGACGGTGTTCCAGATCGGCGAGGCGGCCGGGTTGCTCGGGGTCAGCCCGGACACGGTGCGCCGCTGGGTCGACGCGGGCCGGCTCGCCGCGTCCCGTGACGAGCACGGGCACCGGGTGATCGACGGGGTGGAGCTGGCCGGTTTCGTCCGTGCCCAGGCCGCCGATCCGGACGATCGCTCGGACAGCTCCTCGGCCCGTAACCGGCTGCGCGGGATCGTGACCGCGGTGGTCAAGGACACCGTCATGGCTCAGGTGGACATTCAGGCCGGTCCGTTCCGGGTGGTGTCGCTGATGAGTCGGGAGGCCGTCGACGAGCTGGACCTGCAGGTCGGCTCGGTGGCGGTGGCTGTGATCAAATCGACCACCGTCGTGGTGGAGCGGGCCACTTTGGGGAGGACCAGTTGA
- the modA gene encoding molybdate ABC transporter substrate-binding protein, whose amino-acid sequence MKLKFAAAGLATVLAFGLAGCGDDTSSGTPAAGGSSSSAVTGTVTVFAAASLTESFTTLGKQFEAAHQGTTVKFNFAGSSALATQINQGAPADVFASASPKTMTTVTEAGNGAGAATTFVKNQLVIAVAKGNPKKIAGLADLTKPGLKVALCADAVPCGAAAKTALEASGVKLTPVTLEQDVKAALSKVKLGEVDAALVYRTDAQVSTADVDAVEFPESAKAINDYPIVVLKNAANPAGGQAFVDYVLSADGKTVLTAAGFQAP is encoded by the coding sequence TTGAAACTCAAGTTCGCGGCGGCAGGTCTCGCGACCGTGCTGGCGTTCGGCCTGGCCGGTTGCGGTGACGACACGTCGTCCGGCACGCCGGCGGCCGGCGGCAGCAGCTCGAGCGCCGTCACCGGCACGGTGACCGTGTTCGCGGCGGCGTCGCTGACCGAGTCGTTCACCACGCTCGGCAAGCAGTTCGAGGCGGCGCACCAGGGCACCACGGTGAAGTTCAACTTCGCCGGCAGCTCGGCGCTGGCCACCCAGATCAACCAGGGCGCCCCGGCCGACGTGTTCGCCTCGGCGTCGCCGAAGACCATGACCACCGTCACCGAGGCCGGCAACGGCGCCGGCGCGGCCACCACGTTCGTCAAGAACCAGCTGGTGATCGCGGTGGCGAAGGGCAACCCGAAGAAGATCGCCGGGCTCGCCGACCTGACCAAGCCGGGCCTCAAGGTGGCGCTCTGCGCCGACGCCGTGCCCTGCGGCGCCGCGGCCAAGACCGCGCTGGAGGCCTCCGGGGTCAAGCTCACCCCGGTCACCCTGGAGCAGGACGTGAAGGCGGCGCTGTCCAAGGTCAAGCTGGGCGAGGTGGACGCGGCGCTGGTCTACCGCACCGACGCCCAGGTCTCCACCGCCGACGTGGACGCGGTCGAGTTCCCCGAGTCGGCCAAGGCGATCAACGACTACCCGATCGTGGTGCTGAAGAACGCCGCCAACCCGGCCGGCGGTCAGGCGTTCGTCGACTACGTGCTGTCGGCCGACGGCAAGACCGTGCTGACCGCAGCGGGGTTCCAGGCACCGTGA